Genomic segment of Synchiropus splendidus isolate RoL2022-P1 chromosome 4, RoL_Sspl_1.0, whole genome shotgun sequence:
CTTCATTACTTTATTATTGCATCAATAATTGATTACTTTATTACTGATGCTAGAATCTTGATTTACAAAAAGTAAAGAGGAAAAAGTTGTCTTACTTCTGGCGGGAGGTTCTCACTTCTTCTTGATTGGTCATATGCAATATATATGGAGCGTGACCTTTGTTGATTAGCTGGACGAAGTTGTGCGATCTGATCCCTTCCATGAGGCACATGTTGGACgtaaacattcattcagttaCACCCCCCAAATGTAGCACGgtgttgttgctgtgtgtttttagGACCATCACTGGAGCTCATATCACATCACTGCCAGCTTTCGTCTGTGAGCAGCTTCCGAACCTCCAACTACTGTGAGCTCTACTCTCTTTTCTGATTCACTTTTGAGGGTGTTTTCACAGTACAGAAATCCTGAACTGTTATTTTTTATGATATGAAACCAATCAATACCAATAAGTTCTGCTATTTGTTATTGACACTGACTGTTGTCGtaaacttttaaaatgtatctttTAAAGTCAATGAATGTTTCATTCGTTTTCTTCTCTCTTGCTGCAGCGACCTTTCTTATAACCAGATCCAGACTCTGCCCAGCTTCTCTGCTTGTGAGGGCATTCAAAAGATGTGAGTGtgggtcagccatgtttgtcatgtgaccaaaaaGGAAGCTCACAGATTTCATTTTGCTTATTTCCTTTAGCGATCTGCATCACAACAACATAGAGGAACTGGAGGAGAACACCTTCCATGGTCTCATCTCTTTGCGCTCTCTGTAAGTGTGCTAATGATATTGTAAACATAAGAAAATATACTGACATAAAATAATTACGACAGGCAAAAATATTATGTTACATTAAGTTGATTGATATATTCtatattaaaaacatgaaaaaaatgggcagatattcatgaatgaaaatggaaattgATAGCTTGTGTTGTCAAGAGGAAATAACACAATATTAGGTAACGTGTTTAACACAATAACAGACAAATATTGACACCATAAAAGTGCAGTAATAATGTAAAATGGAATATCCTCTTGTAGGATTTGATTTGGATATCCATTTTTGAGtgcagtgttattattattaaaaatagcTTCAAAGATCAAACAtatcaatgtgaatgaatgtttattttaatcctcTGATACATTGCATACATGTCAATGAATATTTCTGCTTTTTTGATTCAGAATGAAGAACAGTGCTTATAGTTTCTCCACCatcataaaatgtatttgtgatggggaaaaaagcaatatttaaaataagaaaGCTAGAATATTACAGTTTAAACAATTCAACTATGTGACACATGAGAacttacacacgcacacacacacttatcatcctatcttagtgaggaccacaactgacataaccctttccccagcctctcaccctaaacctaaccatcgaatagaaatggctaaccttaacctttactcttaaccaaaatCCAatataataacccagctattttgtagctttaaccctcaaaatgaggcttgacaaagtgagtaCCATCCAAAATGTCCTGTTTACAAAATATCCTCACTCTGCTaatttaaaaactcatacaggttctcacaaagatagaagtacaagcaCACATACTTGTATTTCCATCTTTGTGGGaatattgtgaggtttctcatcaccataatgctttccccagattctcaccctaaacctaactatccaaaacaaaggactaacctcaaccaggactctgaaccaaacttataccccattataatgacccagtcttcatcctcaaattgaggcttaacctcatggggcccagccaaatgtccccacaaatagTCATACAGTCCTCTCCAGGATAGTGTTTTGACAAgttttggtccccacaaagtaggataataagcccacacacacacacacacacatccacacactctCGCAGGTTTAATTACCCAGGAGATCCTGAGCGGTGATTCCAAGGTGCCCCTTTTAAACACTTCCAGAAGGAAACGCACTCACAGATCCAGGTGGTCCGGTTGATGATGAGACCAGCATGACAACATTGTTTATCTTAAAGATCCACTCAGAAGGATCCGCTGCTCATTCAACTGTTGGTCATGATAGCAATGGAAGACAGGAAGATGACACTGGATGTTCTTCAGTTCACTAGTGCACGTTGTGATGTTTGGAAGTGTTGCACAATTGAGAATTGGCATCAGTGACCTCCTCTCCTTCCCCAGGGATTTGTCATGGAACCGACTGTCAACAGTGATGACCAACTCCTTCTCTGCGCTTCCTGCTCTCACTAAACTGTGAGTTTCTGAAGAAGGCAAGATATCTTGGTTGGGAACATCTTGAAAATCGTGTTTTAATGAAAGCAGTGTTTTAAATTCATCGTGACAGCAGCCTACATTACGATGATGTGGTCACAACTCAGAACAGGCAGAACCTGTGAGACATCCATGTTAACTGACCATGCCGTGTCTAATTCTGATaaagttgtttctttttttttaaagaattgtGTCGTGGCGTTTAATAAAATACAGTACAAACCTGTTTCCTCAGTGACCTGACATCCAATCGGCTGAAGTCCCTGCCTCTGAATGGTCTACAGAGTTTAACTCACTTGCGGTTGGCTGGCAACAGTCAGCTTATGGACCTTCTGGACAGAGAGGAACTGCCTCGAGTCAGGTGGGAGAAGTTGACATGTAATATTAACTGAATTCCTTTGGCAAGGGATGAATATTTTTTGCTGAAAAACTGTTAAACATGCTGTCACCAGTTGCGTTACGCTGTTAATGCTGTATAGCAGTATGAACCACGTCCAATGTTGAAGCCTCACGAgatttgaacccacaaccaAATCCAGCGTAGACTAGTTATTACCCTCCAATTTAAATGCACACCCAACCATGTTGAAAAAGAGAGGATGTCattcacatatttaaaaaattatgtATATTTCAATAGatgtatatatgaatatatgaaccaacaacctttttttttctagacTGAGACTAAACGTTTGGAGTGTCGCCATGGTGTGTTTGCAGGGTAGTGGAGCTTCCGTACGCCTTCCAGTGCTGCGAGTTTCTCTCTTGTGAGCGGAATGAAGGAGGCGGCTCGTCCTGGGAGAGAGACGACTCCTCTGATTCGTCAGGGAGGAACACTGCCATTGTGAGCAGTCATGGTAAGAAGGAGAGGAGTTTCATGATAAAAGCATAATTTTTACTGTGTTTGATCACTTCTTACTTCATTGGTCATTTCAGTTGCTGAACTACTGTACTGCTGTGTAAATGTAGTCTTCTTTGCTGAATAATGTCTCTTTTGACTTCTtttgttgcattaaaaaaaaaaaaagtttcactatTTTGGTTGAAAGTGGTGCACACGGGCTAAATGTTCTAACATGCCTTTATATGACTCACATCACATTATGTTACAAGACATTCCACCAAATGTGCGACCAAATGCTGCACAGACGTTCACGAGTTTGTGTCTACGTTTTTTCACGTCTGtgtcaaacatcaaaatatccGACTCAACCGCCATAAATCTTTCAATGTCTGTGCAGTGGACCAGGACTGGGAGGAATTCCTGTTAGAGTTTGAAGATGATCCCAAACCTCAACATTCAGTCCACTGCAGCCCGGCGCCAGGTACCACGCACACATTTACACGGTGACTGCAAGCAACACATATTTTACATCCTCCAAAACCTAAACAATGCGGCATCAACAATTTATTTCACTGAATATGTATGAAGATTTGGACATTTCCAGTTCTCACTACTTGTTACTCTACAGCTGTAGCTGTAGAAATACATACATTATTTAGTCCTGTTTTTAGTCCTGTTCAGGCTTGTGGGTAGTGCAGGGGCCTATCCCAGCAGTTGTTTTGGTCtgcttgttttattcattttaatgtttctttGCCCCACTAAATAATATGATGATCTGAACAATACCATACATGCATGCAATGTAAATCCAACCATGTCAATTCCGACAGCTAGCGACCAACTGCATGAGTCCCATGGTTGTGTTTCAGGTCCGTTTCAACCGTGCCTCCATCTACTGGGCAGCTGGCCGATCCGAGGGGGTGTGTGGCTCATAGCCGCGCTCTCGTTGATCAGCAACGCTCTTGTAGTCCTGTCCGTTTTCTTCTCGCCCATGTCAAGTGTCACGCCGCCCAAGCTGCTAATCGGTCTTCTCGCGCTGGTGAATGGGCTGATGGGAGTGTGGAGTGGCTGGCTAGCCGCTGTAGACACCTGGACGTTCGGCAAATTCTGGAGGTCAGACTCCGAACCCTCCTGCCGTTTAACAGGGTTATTGTTGAAGCTTCAACTGTGTCTTCAGGTACGGGTCACTGTGGCAGAGCAGTTTCCTGTGTCGCCTCAGtggcttcctgtgtgtgttcGCATCACAGACCGGACTCTTCCTGCTGACTGTCACGGCGCTGGAGAGATATATGACTGCAACAAGTCGTCATAAGACAGATGTGCACTGGGGTGAGTACATGTTGGTGCGAATGATCATTTCAGACCTTAGAAGCCAAACGTAAATGTGGAGTGTGACACGCTGtcctcacacactcagacacggGGCAGATGAAAAGCCATacatagaaaaaataataataatgatgttccTTATGTTGAAGTAGAAATTTTAAGAAACTGTCAAATCATTTGgttaaaacaaaattatttttgatatACAAATAAGAATTTGGTGTCTGAAAGGTGTTGACTGGTGTTTGTGTTGATCCAATAGGCAGCTGATACCAGACATGCCACCCACACACTTCCCTTACTGGTCTTGTCTCCTCAGGTCGCAGCTCAACACCAGTGTCCATACGCCTGGCCATctctttctgcttcctcttgGGCTTCATCGTCTCACTGCTTCCCTTAGTGGCTGGACACAGTGGCACCTCTCTCTGTCTTCCGCTGCCTTCCTCCTCAACCTCCACATTGGCCTTCTCTGTGTTCTTGGTGCTCCTGGATTCGCTGTGCTTCCTCCTCATGACCCTGGCCTACACTCGCCTGTACTGCCAAGCCAGCAAGACTTCACCGCCGCCCGAAGAGGAGTCTGGGTTGACTCGTCACGTTGCCTGGCTTCTCTTCTCAGACTGCCTCCTTTACTTACCGGTCGccttcctctgcttctgctcGCTCCTGCGCCTCCCTCTGGCCGGGTCGGTGGCAGCGAAGGGATTCCTCCTGCTTGTAGTTCCACTGCCAGCCTGCGTCAACCCACTGCTGTACCTTCTCTTTAACCCCCTCGCTCGTGAGCACCTGGCAGCTCTGGCTAAACGCTCATGTGGAGCTGTGGTGGAGCTCGCCGTAGGTGGAGCAGGGAGGGGGGCGATATCTGGAACGATGGCTCGATCATACGATGAGGATGCAGAGAAACATTCATGCGATTCGACACAAGCACTTGTGGCACTTACTGCCAAGAAAGATGATAAGAGAGAAAGTTTGAAGTGCAGGTCCCTACATCCAGAGACCCCACAAGActaacaaaaatataaacacgTGAGCATGCAAAAAGTTATTGAAAGTAAAATGAATtataaattcatgttctaaaaggTCAGTTTCATGTCAGGATTAAGACAACTGTCTTTTAGCTCACagaaaataatagaaataatttGGCTGTGTTACCAAGTAAAGAGAGGTTCCTTTCAGTTTTCATGAGATACATCTTTCAAAACTATACGACACTAAACGTACCATCCAACATTTCTCAGTTTGCCTGAAGTTAAGTCCCTGAGTGGATAAATAAATGCTCTTTCGTCTGTTTCATCCAAGCAATTATTCATATTAATGGAGGATTGTTACTCCTCAAGTAATAGTCTCCACCCACAATCAAAAACCCACCAAACAAAGAAACCTAGTTTTGGCACTTATTGTGATCGTCATCAATAccaaaccactttttttttttccaaaaatcttGACTTAATATTTCCCCTTGTTAGATTATGTTGAAGTAAAGTATCTGACATCCGACCTATCAACTATTCAGATTTCCGTAGCGATCTTCAAGATGTTGACACACATACGTCACCAGTCTTAAGTCAccagctcttattttgaaacatgACACCAGTTACCACATTGCGCTGGCAAACATGCAACCAAATGTTCAACCAAACGCTGCACAGAcgttcctgtgtgtgtgaatgggtgtgtgtgtgcctacAGCTAATCTGTTTCCTCAAGATTGTGTGAAAACTCCAGGCTCTCTGTGAATGTCGTCACCAGCTAagatgccaaacacaaaaccGGAATCAGACGACAAACAAGATAAAAGCTTATGTTTGGCAGCTGATGAGAGAAGTGAAGCTCTACTCCTTGGTAAATGTGTTTCCAGCCAATCAGGCGGTTCAGTTCTCTGTGTTCTCTGTGTGCATGTCGTCTTGAAAATAAGCTATTGTGacaatctctttttttcctATAAACCTCGCGAAGATTTTGTCGTTATCGTGTCAGTGATGTTGTCGTGATTGAAAAAGGGAAAGCATTGAATATTCTCACCGGGTTTAAACTGATAAGGAGATCATTGTGATTTACAAATGTGTAACTTGTGAACTGCATAAGCAaatagtttgaaaaaaaaaataattcgtAATTGTTTAAATGtcgttttgttgtttttgaaaaGTGGAAACAAAGGCTTCTGCTTGGCAAAAGTTGTTGTAAAGATCCTTGTATTGAAGATGTCCGCTGTGTGTGACAGTCATATGCTGCACTTTTTCTGTGATCAGCACTTGCTgcgtttgttctttttttttatatgaagtGTGACTGCTTCCTCTTATTTTCCCACCTTGTAAAATATTTCACTGTTGATAGTGATAGTTTGTAATGTGAAGTCTGTGACCTTTAATAAACTCTCAAGGCCGTCACTGTGTTCCGTTTATGTCTAACAGGATCCGTCAATTGAGTCCCACGACGACAGCTGTGAGTCATTTCTACTATGAAAGAGTTGAGTTGAAACAATCGCACAATGATCCACGGGAGCGTGGCAATATTACTATTACTGACGTCAACCAGCTCATTGATCCATGCATGCAGATGCGATTTAGCACATTTACAAGTTAGCAaacctgaaatgaaaacatgcatATTCAGTTCTTGTAAAGAATCAGCAGTGCGTGTTCAGGGCAGTCTGAAACAAACAAGGCCAACAGTGTCAGTGTTAGATCAGGAGCCACGTTGTAGGCTCATGACTGTGGCGAGTGGCCATGAAGCCAGCAGACACGGCCCAAGACAAAGGCTCTGAACTGTAACTCGTCTGTATTCTGTGCTGCTATCGGATTTCATTTCGTTTTATGACcacgtttgaaaaaaaaaaagagttttagaAAAGTGTAAAAGAATACATGCGTAAATGTTTTAATTACCGCAGAAAGATATTTGAAACAGAAACCGCAATTGCGCACCCCCAAAAAATTAGATGTCAAATACTAAAGAGTTGAATAAGTGAAGAGCAATCGAAtattagaagaagaaaaaaaataaaatgtataaattatTGTTCTACAAGGAAATCACAGgcagagaaaaataatttgtgAACGGCAACATTGGTAAATTCACGAGACAGAAAATAGTTCCGTTTACAAAATAAGAGCTTTAAGAATTTAGCTGTAGTTGTTGTTTGATTTAACTCAGCATCAATCTTAAATcccgcattttttttttcagttttgtgaCATGAACAGGTCGCGTCTGACAGTCGCAGTGGCCATTTTAGACAAATCTGCTTTAACATCAGCCCCAAACAAAGTCTGGCTTGTTACAGTTGTGATTACTTCCGGTGTTGCATTTGCGTCATACTGGAGTTCAATTGGTGATTTGCCTGCCACAAACGTCTGTGATCAATGTTACTTTTATTGTATTAATGACTCAAAATGTTCATATGATATGATTTGTCTCCGTATGTGTGTCGTTGTCAGTGAATGAAGCAGGTCATGTAGATTAGCTCACATTAGCTTAGCTAAACTAGTTTGCATTTGAGATTTAACCCACCTGACAATTTTACCTCATAATGCTGCAGTGATAGTTTTAAATAAAGATATTGGTGTTGCTAGCGTTGTAGTTTCGACGCACTGTAGGCTTTGTAGACAGGAAGTAAAAAGAAACCGTGCGATTGAATCCCAGCGTGTTTAGTGCAAACTAAGTTGCGTGTCAAAATTTTGCGCGTTTATGGGCCAAGTCAAATAGTTTTTAACAattaggtgaaaaaaaaaacttttctttgaGTTGATTTGTATAAAACTTGTGTTAATATGATAGAAATAATGATTACTGTGacgctgtggaaaaaaaatgtctgagcTCAGTCTTCTGCTTGTGTCATTGTTAAAAATTCTCGCCTCCACCCACTGGTAAATAAACAGCAAATCACAGCCAGAGGTTGAGAAACAGTTGTACAGGCACGACCTAAACACAGTGAAATACACAACAACCAGCTGTCTTAGTTTTTGATCCTACAATGGACATTGAGTTACAATTTACATTATGCTCTGTCGATAAGTAGTTGTGGAGAGAGGTGACAGAATGAAAAGGAATCACCAACTTCAGAGTTTG
This window contains:
- the LOC128758179 gene encoding leucine-rich repeat-containing G-protein coupled receptor 5-like; this translates as MSAGHMQGFGTLLAALLLLSAGHSTSAALLEMQQVAEEAGSPSELHSSALPRTVSSPGDAGAGLSSCPDRCRCELDGQLHRVDCSDLGLREIPSNLSVFTSYLDLSMNNLTMLTTGALSSLYFLEELRLAGNDLSFIPRGAFTGLFNLKVLMLQNNQLQSVPAEAFSNLHNLQSLRLDANHISSVPKGCFSGLRSLRHLWLDDNVLTEVPVQALRDLPALQAMTLALNHIKHVPDHAFSKLGRLVVLHLNNNRIVTMGTNCFQGLHSLETLDLNYNSLVKFPTAIRTLSHLKELGFHSNNIKSIPEHAFTGNPSLITIFFYDNPIESVGRSAFQNLPELRTLSLNGAANLTEFPDLTGTQSLESLTITGAHITSLPAFVCEQLPNLQLLDLSYNQIQTLPSFSACEGIQKIDLHHNNIEELEENTFHGLISLRSLDLSWNRLSTVMTNSFSALPALTKLDLTSNRLKSLPLNGLQSLTHLRLAGNSQLMDLLDREELPRVRVVELPYAFQCCEFLSCERNEGGGSSWERDDSSDSSGRNTAIVSSHVDQDWEEFLLEFEDDPKPQHSVHCSPAPGPFQPCLHLLGSWPIRGGVWLIAALSLISNALVVLSVFFSPMSSVTPPKLLIGLLALVNGLMGVWSGWLAAVDTWTFGKFWRYGSLWQSSFLCRLSGFLCVFASQTGLFLLTVTALERYMTATSRHKTDVHWGRSSTPVSIRLAISFCFLLGFIVSLLPLVAGHSGTSLCLPLPSSSTSTLAFSVFLVLLDSLCFLLMTLAYTRLYCQASKTSPPPEEESGLTRHVAWLLFSDCLLYLPVAFLCFCSLLRLPLAGSVAAKGFLLLVVPLPACVNPLLYLLFNPLAREHLAALAKRSCGAVVELAVGGAGRGAISGTMARSYDEDAEKHSCDSTQALVALTAKKDDKRESLKCRSLHPETPQD